A genomic window from Sulfurospirillum diekertiae includes:
- a CDS encoding phosphotransferase encodes MQTENEIIDYAQRTTALKTFFKTPPLHVSEIGDGNLNFIFRLEDESGNSLILKYAAPYLRLLGKDFPLPQNRICVEMHTLSYFKTIAPSFIPNIYHCDEAAFCFVMEDLVEYKLLQTAQFEQFIPLSIYTKLGTFLATLYAKTPPKKDEGYYENATLKRISEEYIFIFPYISNHPALVLPSYFCPKPKSALFLHNISLLLNLFQQEKECLIHGDLHTGSIMIKHENLAIIDAEFSCFAPLGFDVGTLLAHILLGEIYNLFEKKPLQFKPTLSALWNAFEKKMGGVPEHILEQSVGFCGAELSRRLVVPAKAKPLEAIHSKRAKTKAYALCENLSIELVEHFLHVKSVEEFIAIVERHLCAKTH; translated from the coding sequence ATGCAAACGGAAAATGAGATTATTGATTATGCTCAAAGAACGACCGCATTAAAAACTTTTTTCAAAACGCCTCCATTACATGTCAGCGAAATTGGAGACGGTAACTTAAATTTTATCTTTCGCCTTGAGGATGAGAGTGGAAATTCGCTGATTCTCAAATATGCAGCGCCCTATCTTAGGCTTTTAGGTAAAGATTTTCCGCTTCCACAAAACCGTATTTGTGTGGAGATGCACACGCTCTCTTACTTTAAAACTATCGCGCCATCGTTCATTCCAAATATTTACCATTGTGATGAAGCAGCATTTTGCTTTGTTATGGAAGATCTTGTGGAGTATAAACTCTTGCAAACTGCCCAATTTGAGCAGTTTATTCCGCTTTCTATTTACACGAAACTGGGCACATTTTTGGCAACACTATACGCCAAAACACCGCCAAAGAAGGATGAGGGCTACTATGAAAATGCCACCCTTAAACGCATCAGCGAAGAGTATATTTTCATCTTCCCCTACATTTCCAATCACCCTGCTTTGGTGTTGCCCTCTTACTTTTGCCCCAAACCCAAAAGTGCGCTTTTTCTGCACAACATTAGCCTTCTTTTAAACCTCTTCCAACAGGAAAAAGAGTGTTTGATTCACGGCGATTTGCACACAGGTTCGATCATGATCAAGCATGAAAACCTCGCCATCATCGATGCAGAGTTCTCCTGCTTTGCCCCTTTAGGATTTGATGTTGGAACACTTTTGGCGCACATTCTTTTAGGTGAAATCTACAATCTTTTTGAGAAAAAACCTCTCCAATTCAAACCCACCCTCTCTGCGCTTTGGAACGCATTTGAAAAGAAAATGGGTGGCGTACCTGAGCATATTTTAGAGCAGAGTGTCGGCTTTTGCGGAGCAGAGCTTTCACGCCGTTTGGTCGTCCCTGCCAAAGCCAAGCCCCTTGAGGCAATTCATTCTAAGAGAGCCAAAACTAAAGCCTACGCACTGTGTGAAAATCTGAGCATAGAGCTGGTTGAACACTTTTTACATGTAAAGAGTGTGGAAGAGTTTATCGCTATTGTGGAGCGGCATTTATGCGCCAAAACGCACTAA
- a CDS encoding TVP38/TMEM64 family protein, with translation MLKPRKIAILLFVGIALTFLFSCPQSRNYFFDVVGLFEGLDIEKIKTYILSFGILAPLISFALMVFQAIVAPLPAFLITFANAALFGWVYGAALSWASAMVGALLCFYIAKFLGREVVEKLTSKMALESVDAFFEKHGTYAILIARLLPFISFDVVSYAAGLTSMSLRSFLIATGVGQLPATLIYSYAGEMLTGGAQTIVYGLLILFALSLLIYLIKRVYRGK, from the coding sequence ATGCTTAAGCCACGCAAAATAGCGATACTGCTCTTTGTCGGTATCGCGCTTACCTTTCTTTTTTCCTGCCCCCAAAGTCGAAACTATTTTTTTGATGTGGTGGGGTTGTTTGAAGGGCTTGATATTGAAAAAATCAAAACGTACATTCTCTCTTTTGGCATTCTAGCACCTCTAATCTCTTTCGCGTTGATGGTCTTTCAAGCCATTGTGGCTCCTTTGCCCGCATTTCTTATTACCTTTGCCAATGCAGCACTTTTTGGTTGGGTATACGGAGCCGCACTTTCATGGGCAAGCGCCATGGTGGGCGCACTTTTGTGCTTTTACATCGCCAAGTTTTTAGGACGTGAAGTGGTTGAAAAGCTCACCAGCAAAATGGCGTTAGAGAGTGTCGATGCTTTTTTTGAGAAGCATGGCACGTATGCGATTTTGATTGCACGTCTTCTGCCTTTTATCTCGTTTGATGTGGTCAGTTACGCCGCAGGACTGACGTCTATGAGTCTTCGTTCTTTTTTGATCGCCACGGGCGTGGGACAACTGCCTGCAACATTGATCTACTCGTATGCGGGAGAGATGCTGACCGGTGGTGCTCAAACGATTGTGTATGGACTTTTGATCTTATTTGCACTTTCACTTTTGATTTATTTGATTAAGCGGGTGTATCGTGGAAAATAA
- a CDS encoding rhodanese-like domain-containing protein: MKLASFFVLPIAALLVIGCGGKVKENSKYNYITADETAKLIREDASKIVLVDIQEKPDFDEEHLKGALATYAYPVKTEDEKARLATLLPEIKEGQKVIIVCPRGGGGADRAYDFYLSKGLKKEQLLTLKDGQYGWPRDKVKDVLAVSK, translated from the coding sequence ATGAAACTTGCTTCATTTTTTGTGTTGCCGATTGCGGCTTTATTAGTGATTGGTTGTGGTGGAAAAGTGAAAGAAAACTCAAAATACAACTACATTACAGCGGATGAGACCGCAAAATTGATACGTGAAGATGCTTCTAAGATCGTTCTTGTTGACATTCAAGAAAAGCCTGATTTTGATGAAGAACATTTAAAAGGTGCCCTTGCAACCTATGCGTACCCTGTCAAAACAGAGGATGAAAAAGCAAGACTAGCCACCCTTCTCCCCGAGATTAAAGAGGGTCAAAAAGTGATTATTGTCTGTCCAAGAGGCGGTGGAGGAGCTGATCGCGCGTATGATTTTTATCTTTCAAAAGGTCTTAAAAAAGAGCAACTTTTAACCCTCAAAGATGGACAATACGGTTGGCCACGCGATAAAGTCAAAGACGTTTTAGCCGTCAGTAAATAA
- a CDS encoding TIGR04283 family arsenosugar biosynthesis glycosyltransferase → MRQNALILFMKAPLVGRVKTRLAEHIGDENATILYRLMCEQLLSITLPRDVDIIVAYDNEARMPLPAYVEHKPLLYQSGKDLGERMKNAFEAVFAQGYASAILVGSDIPEVDELLLKEAFDLLFSNDALLSPTLDGGYYLIGFHADTFCKEAFKGITYSQNDVYAKTLSKMAHLRVAKGAMLSDIDTLDDLRAFTCKAFTTPLAHFAQRVLGTLPHISVIIPVYHEDETLLKTLTHLREMAQSQNYEIIVADTQEKTTVEHLALQDVHIVFAPKGRASQMNEGARKARGEIVLFLHADTLLPNAWDTLIQESLHVNKAGAFSLGIDDANIVFRFIETMANFRTSITRIPYGDQAQFFKTSFFRNLGGYAEIPLMEDVEIMKHIQKQGEKIALLKPKALTSSRRWQKEGILYTTLRNRVLSFLYWCGVSPKHLVKRYKTHQK, encoded by the coding sequence ATGCGCCAAAACGCACTAATTCTTTTTATGAAAGCGCCTCTTGTTGGTCGAGTAAAAACACGCCTTGCTGAGCATATTGGCGATGAAAACGCTACCATACTTTACCGTCTTATGTGTGAACAACTGCTCAGCATAACGCTACCACGCGATGTCGATATTATCGTGGCGTATGATAATGAAGCACGTATGCCTTTACCTGCTTATGTGGAACATAAACCTCTCTTGTATCAAAGCGGCAAGGACTTGGGTGAGCGCATGAAAAATGCCTTTGAAGCAGTGTTTGCACAAGGATATGCGAGTGCTATTTTAGTGGGTTCGGATATTCCCGAAGTGGATGAGCTCCTTTTAAAAGAAGCGTTTGACTTACTTTTTTCCAACGATGCCCTACTCTCTCCTACGCTAGATGGCGGGTATTATCTCATTGGTTTTCATGCTGACACCTTTTGCAAAGAAGCGTTTAAAGGCATTACCTACAGCCAAAACGATGTCTATGCTAAAACGCTTTCAAAGATGGCACATCTTCGCGTTGCCAAAGGTGCGATGCTTTCTGACATCGACACATTGGATGACCTGCGTGCTTTTACATGTAAAGCGTTCACGACACCTCTGGCACACTTTGCACAGCGTGTTTTAGGCACATTGCCCCACATCAGTGTCATCATCCCCGTGTACCATGAAGACGAAACACTGCTGAAAACCCTAACACATTTGAGAGAGATGGCGCAAAGCCAAAACTACGAAATTATCGTGGCCGACACACAGGAAAAAACAACGGTGGAGCATTTAGCCTTACAAGATGTTCACATCGTCTTTGCCCCCAAAGGAAGAGCCTCCCAGATGAATGAAGGCGCACGCAAAGCACGGGGAGAAATTGTGCTTTTTTTACATGCCGATACTCTGCTTCCAAACGCATGGGACACGCTCATCCAAGAGTCTTTACATGTAAACAAAGCGGGCGCTTTTTCACTGGGAATTGATGATGCCAACATTGTCTTTCGTTTCATCGAAACCATGGCAAATTTTAGAACTTCGATCACCCGCATTCCCTACGGCGATCAAGCCCAGTTTTTTAAAACTTCTTTTTTTAGAAACCTCGGTGGCTACGCAGAAATACCACTCATGGAAGATGTGGAGATCATGAAACACATTCAAAAACAAGGAGAAAAGATCGCCCTTTTAAAGCCCAAAGCCTTAACTTCATCCAGAAGATGGCAGAAAGAAGGCATCCTTTACACCACCCTTAGAAATCGTGTTTTAAGCTTTTTATACTGGTGTGGTGTTTCACCAAAACATTTGGTTAAACGCTATAAAACACACCAAAAATAA
- a CDS encoding (Fe-S)-binding protein, whose translation MENKIKAYERECVDCRSCMKGCPMLYSFTISPKKLLTKFTTEIPSSQMAFSCANCGLCAHTCPHDIDFGAIFTASKKNYAEDKKVLKKYGYGGVIFHQKSSFSKLFSTTKKFTTGEYTHMAFMPGCALSSYSPSLVHTVFNYLQSKCSGIGIIQQCCGTPTRVMGDMAQFKIYHSQLEADLDKMGATTVVTACENCFMSIKTYAPHIKIVSLYSLLAQIGLPESAKDRHKNTLKMALHDPCPTRYEKEIHKDVRTLLAQIGLPFEEFKQNREKTLCCGSGGMLELTNSALAHEQMRTRANQTECESIVSYCQSCAESMSHGGKNGVHLLDLIFNPTFEMKQKEQGTLKKWYNRFTSRQMISALKDNT comes from the coding sequence GTGGAAAATAAAATCAAAGCGTATGAGCGTGAGTGTGTGGATTGTAGGAGTTGTATGAAGGGTTGTCCGATGTTGTACAGCTTTACTATCTCTCCCAAAAAATTGCTCACCAAATTTACCACGGAGATTCCAAGCTCTCAGATGGCGTTTTCATGCGCAAATTGTGGTCTATGTGCGCACACATGTCCTCATGATATTGACTTTGGCGCGATCTTTACAGCTTCTAAGAAGAACTACGCTGAAGATAAAAAAGTGTTGAAAAAGTATGGCTATGGTGGCGTGATATTCCATCAAAAAAGTAGTTTTTCAAAACTTTTTTCTACTACAAAAAAGTTTACAACTGGAGAGTACACCCATATGGCATTTATGCCTGGATGTGCGCTAAGCTCGTACTCTCCGAGCCTTGTTCACACCGTTTTTAATTACTTACAATCCAAATGTTCTGGCATTGGTATCATTCAACAATGCTGTGGCACACCCACTCGTGTTATGGGCGATATGGCACAATTTAAAATCTACCACTCACAGCTTGAAGCAGACCTAGATAAAATGGGTGCGACCACCGTTGTGACAGCCTGTGAAAACTGTTTTATGAGCATTAAAACCTATGCCCCACATATTAAAATCGTTTCACTTTATTCACTGTTAGCGCAGATTGGACTTCCAGAAAGCGCCAAAGACCGCCATAAAAATACCCTGAAAATGGCACTGCATGACCCGTGCCCCACACGGTATGAAAAAGAGATTCATAAAGACGTTCGTACCCTTTTAGCACAGATAGGTTTACCTTTTGAAGAGTTCAAACAAAATCGTGAGAAGACGCTTTGTTGCGGAAGCGGAGGTATGTTGGAGCTGACCAATTCTGCTTTAGCGCATGAGCAAATGCGCACGCGTGCCAACCAAACAGAGTGCGAAAGCATCGTCAGTTACTGCCAAAGTTGCGCGGAGTCGATGAGTCATGGGGGTAAAAATGGCGTGCATCTGCTTGATCTTATTTTTAACCCCACCTTTGAGATGAAGCAAAAAGAGCAGGGAACTTTAAAAAAATGGTATAACCGTTTTACATCACGTCAAATGATCAGCGCTCTAAAGGATAACACATAA